A single region of the Flavobacteriales bacterium genome encodes:
- a CDS encoding trypsin-like serine protease, which produces MIFSTLKRLTLTTILASNLLFSSCGYIALTRKTAFITATPEVTVSIAEKEDGPYEEITSRKTKIKLNHFHKRYFIRQERTGFVSNTIELTRTSSNRLKRLDIALAISSNIVATIFTPVHFIQSSSRFGSGVSPSTAQTVLMYTNLGVGLAAWGAIIPIPGKIFPKKVDLPELIPILTKDTNQLFITAGDHEFKLSKNGVKVHDYPTMKQFTNGYGYEVRDSTDEFQSMADLKIYEDISKLLIDAEYGIDSANAALDKTLKLDSRTVSLVYITADEKLRCEVRTAWALETMDELQYLYDKTFHGNSEWVEFNEESLDKDGKESIIRESFVEALDNSFKRFLALDTVQSILSSPVPIPLTEEEELDLNSGSEFVSSVSDAVKSVVTVVTNEGHGSGCVITPDGYIVTNAHVVEDDTTDLKAIMGDDVEKKIPLKFIRMNEAIDLALLKLDTTGLKPLKLALSNQIETGADAYAIGTPADVELGQTVTRGIISGKRKFGGHQLIQTDVAISGGNSGGALIRPDGILMGIVTSEMRSRSVDDIGFAIPATTIEESLKIKINQ; this is translated from the coding sequence ATGATTTTTTCTACCCTGAAGCGTCTAACGCTGACCACCATTTTGGCCAGCAATCTTCTTTTTTCAAGTTGCGGATATATCGCACTCACCAGAAAAACCGCATTCATCACAGCCACACCGGAGGTTACTGTTTCCATTGCTGAGAAGGAAGACGGCCCTTATGAGGAGATCACCTCCCGTAAGACCAAGATCAAACTGAACCATTTTCACAAGCGGTACTTCATACGCCAGGAAAGGACAGGATTCGTCAGCAACACCATTGAGCTGACCCGTACTTCGAGCAATCGCCTCAAACGCTTAGACATTGCGCTTGCGATATCCTCAAATATCGTAGCTACCATCTTCACACCGGTCCACTTTATCCAAAGCTCTTCACGTTTCGGTTCGGGAGTTTCGCCCTCAACGGCACAGACCGTGCTCATGTACACCAACCTGGGCGTTGGTCTCGCAGCTTGGGGGGCCATTATTCCTATTCCCGGAAAGATCTTCCCCAAGAAAGTGGACCTTCCCGAACTAATTCCTATTCTGACCAAAGACACCAACCAGCTCTTCATTACGGCAGGAGACCACGAGTTCAAATTATCGAAGAACGGAGTGAAGGTGCACGATTACCCCACAATGAAACAGTTCACAAACGGGTACGGTTATGAGGTACGGGATTCAACGGACGAGTTTCAGTCCATGGCCGACCTGAAGATCTACGAAGACATCAGCAAGCTACTTATCGATGCAGAATACGGGATCGATTCTGCCAACGCGGCTCTTGACAAAACCTTGAAACTGGACAGTCGAACAGTTTCGTTGGTTTACATCACCGCAGACGAGAAGCTGCGATGCGAGGTGCGTACAGCGTGGGCCTTGGAAACGATGGACGAACTGCAATACCTGTATGACAAGACTTTTCATGGAAATTCAGAATGGGTTGAATTCAACGAGGAATCGTTGGACAAGGATGGCAAAGAGTCCATCATCCGAGAGTCATTTGTGGAAGCGTTGGACAATTCTTTCAAACGTTTCCTTGCATTGGATACGGTTCAATCCATCTTGAGCAGCCCTGTCCCGATTCCGCTGACCGAAGAGGAAGAACTTGACCTTAATTCCGGTTCTGAGTTTGTCAGTTCTGTTAGCGATGCGGTAAAATCGGTCGTCACCGTTGTTACCAACGAAGGTCACGGAAGTGGATGCGTGATCACACCTGATGGCTACATCGTGACCAATGCCCACGTGGTTGAGGATGACACCACCGACCTGAAAGCCATTATGGGTGATGATGTGGAAAAGAAGATCCCGCTGAAGTTCATCCGAATGAACGAGGCCATTGACCTTGCGCTGCTAAAACTCGACACCACAGGTCTGAAACCGTTGAAACTTGCTCTCTCAAATCAGATTGAAACAGGCGCAGATGCCTACGCCATTGGAACTCCGGCAGATGTGGAGTTGGGACAGACCGTAACGCGCGGCATCATCTCCGGAAAACGGAAGTTCGGTGGCCACCAACTGATACAGACAGATGTGGCCATCAGTGGAGGGAACAGCGGTGGCGCGCTCATCCGACCTGACGGGATCCTGATGGGAATCGTTACCTCAGAAATGCGAAGCCGAAGCGTGGATGACATCGGTTTTGCCATTCCGGCCACGACTATCGAAGAATCACTTAAAATCAAAATCAACCAATAG
- the ruvB gene encoding Holliday junction branch migration DNA helicase RuvB: MNQNLDPSSENQLPIDRETERALRPVGFNEFSGQDKVVENLKIFVQAAKQREEALDHVLLHGPPGLGKTTLANIIANDLGVSLKLTSGPVLDKPGDLAGLLTNLEPNDVLFIDEIHRLSPVVEEYLYSAMEDYRIDIMIETGPNARSVQINLNPFTLVGATTRSGLLTSPLRARFGITSRLEYYDAKVLAGIVKRSAAILDVPIDDDAAVEIARRSRGTPRITNALLRRVRDFAQIKGDGTITKDITQFALNALNVDKHGLDEMDNRILRTIIEKFKGGPVGLTTVATAVGEEAGTIEEVYEPFLIMEGYISRTPRGRQATERAYEHLGKVSPGREGTLFE, encoded by the coding sequence ATGAATCAGAACCTCGATCCATCTTCCGAGAATCAGCTTCCCATTGACCGAGAAACGGAGCGGGCGCTGCGCCCCGTGGGCTTCAATGAGTTCAGCGGGCAGGACAAGGTGGTGGAGAATCTGAAGATCTTCGTTCAGGCGGCCAAACAGCGCGAGGAGGCGTTGGATCACGTGCTTCTGCATGGCCCGCCAGGGCTGGGCAAGACCACGTTGGCCAACATCATTGCCAATGATCTGGGTGTGAGTCTGAAATTGACATCAGGTCCCGTGTTGGACAAGCCTGGAGATCTTGCCGGACTGCTCACCAACCTCGAGCCGAACGATGTGCTGTTCATTGACGAGATCCATCGTCTTTCGCCCGTAGTGGAGGAATATCTCTACTCGGCCATGGAAGATTACCGCATCGATATTATGATAGAGACCGGACCGAATGCGCGTTCGGTGCAGATCAACCTCAATCCATTTACGCTTGTGGGTGCCACCACTCGTTCCGGTCTGCTCACTTCGCCCTTGCGTGCACGTTTCGGGATCACCTCCCGCTTGGAATACTATGATGCGAAGGTTTTGGCGGGAATTGTGAAGCGATCCGCAGCCATTCTTGACGTTCCGATTGATGATGATGCAGCGGTGGAAATCGCGCGCAGAAGTCGTGGTACGCCACGGATCACCAATGCCTTGCTCAGGCGCGTTCGAGACTTCGCGCAGATAAAAGGCGATGGAACGATCACGAAGGATATTACGCAATTCGCACTCAATGCCCTGAATGTGGATAAGCACGGTTTGGATGAGATGGACAACCGCATCCTCAGAACCATCATTGAGAAGTTCAAAGGCGGCCCGGTCGGGTTGACAACTGTTGCAACTGCCGTTGGAGAAGAAGCTGGAACCATTGAGGAGGTTTACGAACCGTTCCTCATCATGGAAGGCTACATTTCCAGAACGCCTCGTGGCCGTCAGGCAACGGAACGCGCCTACGAGCATCTCGGAAAAGTAAGTCCAGGCCGTGAGGGAACACTCTTCGAATAG